In Triticum aestivum cultivar Chinese Spring chromosome 5B, IWGSC CS RefSeq v2.1, whole genome shotgun sequence, the following proteins share a genomic window:
- the LOC123116433 gene encoding RING-H2 finger protein ATL39-like: MLARLMALALRGGEHGGRRACYGIAATCAWLLLFCVLAVALRCAWKAFAFASLALVAFGAVDHFAPDTWCGGAPSDGAGAPERDQSRAAAAATARRFGLGRAAIDALPTFAYGDDGGDVDLESGGDTACSVCLEDLRAGETVRRLPACMHVFHVECIDMWLHSHRSCPLCRCDLSPPRKVVTKAPAVENGTLAEDELPAVAATVAETGPLADDHDASPPVVTGETKPPAGASPTV, encoded by the coding sequence ATGTTGGCGAGGCTCATGGCGCTGGCGCTCCGCGGCGGCGAGCACGGCGGGCGCCGCGCCTGCTACGGCATCGCGGCGACATGCGCGTGGCTGCTCCTCTTCTGCGtgctcgccgtcgccctccgctgCGCCTGGAAGGCCTTCGCGTTCGCCAGCCTCGCGCTGGTGGCCTTCGGCGCCGTCGACCACTTCGCGCCCGACACCTGGTGCGGCGGCGCGCCAAGCGACGGCGCGGGCGCGCCGGAGCGAGACCAGTCCAGGGCGGCCGCGGCGGCTACGGCCCGGCGGTTCGGGCTCGGGCGCGCCGCGATCGACGCCCTGCCCACGTTCGCGTACGGCGACGACGGTGGCGACGTCGACCTTGAGTCGGGGGGTGACACCGCGTGCTCGGTGTGCCTCGAGGACCTGCGGGCCGGCGAGACGGTGCGGCGGCTCCCGGCGTGCATGCACGTGTTCCATGTGGAGTGCATCGACATGTGGCTGCACTCGCACCGGAGCTGCCCTCTCTGCCGGTGCGACCTCTCGCCGCCACGGAAGGTTGTTACCAAAGCACCGGCGGTGGAGAATGGAACGCTTGCTGAGGATGAATTGCCtgcggtggcggcgacggtggCAGAGACGGGACCGCTGGCTGATGATCATGATGCTTCGCCGCCGGTGGTGACAGGGGAGACGAAACCGCCTGCTGGTGCTTCGCCGACGGTGTAG